ATCAAATCCCACACATCTTCCGAAATTTGCCACCCTACCCAGGTGCTATCGCTGGTATTCAGGCGTTAGCGCAGGATTGGGAACTGTATATTTTATCAACTGCACCATGGCACAATGAAAGTTCATGGTCGGATAAAATTGCCTGGCTAAATCACTATTTCGGTAATGATGTCGATTCACCATTTTATAAGCGGGTGATCATGACTCATGAAAAAGGGTTTGCCCGGGTGAATGGCGGGATCTTGTTGGACGATCGACCATACCATGGCGCTGCCGAATGGGATGATGAGGCGCATGGGTCAATCTGGATGCAATATGGGCATGACGAGCGGTTAACATGGGACAAAGAGTTGGTTCCTTTTTTGCATGCAGTGGCTCGGACCTTTGCGAACGATGGTGGCACCGAACGCGAGGCGCTCCTGAAGGCTAATGGCACGTTTAACTACGATTTATATGGTGCTCAAGATAGTTTTAAACAGGAAAATTGGGAGAAGTAGGATGACAATTGTTTCTGGTGCAAAAATGATTCAAACTGCACGTGAACACGGCTATGCGATTGGCGCTTTCAATACGAACAATTTAGAATGGACGCAAGCCATTCTACGTGCTGCCCAGGCACAACAAGCACCGGTCTTGGTAGCGGTATCAATGGGTGCAATTAAATATATGGGTGGTGCCAAAGTGGTGGCTGACCTGGTGCGAAACCTGGACTACGGCCTGAATATCACCGTGCCGGTAGCCATTCATCTGGATCACGGTAGTTTTGAAATGGCCAAAGAGGCAATGGCGGCGGGTTTTACATCAATCATGTTTGACGGCTCTGATCTACCAATTGCAGAAAATATCCTGAAGACTAAGGAATTAGTTAGCTGGGCGCACGGCCGGGGGATTGCGATTGAGGCCGAAGTTGGTTCGATCGGTGGCGAAGAAGACGGTATCGTCGGTGCCGGTGAAATTGCTTCCATCGATGAGGCAAAAGCGATGACGGCTGTTGGTGTGGATTACCTGGCGGCTGGTATCGGTAATATCCATGGACAATATCCTGCAAACTGGACTGGTTTGAAATTGGCGCATTTGCAGGCATTGGGCGCAGCTATCGATGAGGTCCGTGGTCGACCGATGCCAATTGTCTTGCACGGAGGTTCGGGAGTGCCAGACGAGCAGATTCAAGAGGCCATTACCTATGGCGTGGCCAAAGTAAACGTCAATACGGAAGCACAGTTAGCCTTTCATCAAGCTGTGCGTGATTTTGTGCTCTCTGATGAAGACCTAGTTGGTAAGAACTATGACCCACGTAAGTTTTTGAAGCCGGGGGTTGATGCGATTCAAGCTGCGGTTGAAGAACGCATTGCTGTGTTTGGTTCTGCTGGCAAGGTGAACTAAAATTAATTGAATGTATCATGCTAAATAGCATCGAGTTTTACACTCGATGCTATTTTTAAGTGAGCTTGCGCAGACTAATCAATCTGCAAAGTTATGCGGTAAATGTTAAAATATGACAAGTAACGTTTTTATAGAAATGAGAAATGACATGGCACAAAAAAATCGGGTGCGCGGGCAAATCTTAGATAAAGAATATACGATTTCAGCTGAGGAGACCCAAGCACATCTAAAAGCGACTTTTGAATTAGCAAATCAGCAATTAACGCAATTGAAAACTTTGCGGCCGCAAGCCAGCACGGAAGAGTTAGCGATCCTATTGGCGTTAAACGCCCTATCAGATCAACTTAAAATGCAAGCAAAGGTAGATCGAACATGATTTTATCAGCAATCATGATCATCTGGATGATCGGGGCCGCACTCTATGGTCGCCATCTTGGCTTGATGCGGACCATCACCGTTTGGGGCGGCCGGGTCTTGATTTGGGTCATTGCAGCCTTATTGTCCCATCGATTTGGGACCTTTTTAAGTGACACCTTTTTAAGTGGCATTCAGATAAAAGGGACCACAGCCTTACCAAGTACGCTGACTGATAAAGCGCTCGAATTCTTTAGTTCTGGGGTGGCTTTTGCACTGATCATGTTCGTCGGTTCATTAACCATTCGCGCAATCAATCGTAGTTTAACTTTTATTAACAAGGTGCCATTGATTGGTGGGTTAAATCGTTTATTAGGGATGCTGGTAGCACTTGTGATGGTTTATGTTGAAATCTTTTTGATTTTGAATATCGTCAGGATCTGGCCCAACACCTGGTTACAGACGCAACTGACTTCTTCACCAATGGCACAATATATTTTGAATCAAACACCGGTGCTTTCTGAGAGCATCTACACATGGTTTATTTCACAATAATTAAATGAGGCAAACAAAATGAATAACAAAGTATTAGCAACGCTAGAATATGATGCTGTCAAACAGCAGATTCGACCATATCTAGCGACAATTGCTGGTGAAATTGAATTAAATAAACTGCAACCAACGTCTGATGCAACCGACATGCAAAGTTGGTTGCAAGAGACCGCTGATGCTGCCAAGGTGCTCCGGCTAGCCGCTGGGATTACAATTCCACGTTTAGCAGATGTGAAGCCCTACATGCAACGGTTAAAAATCGCGGCTAGTTTAAGTGGGACAGAATTGTCACAAGTGGGTCGTGTCTTGTTTGCAGCAGGTCAAGTCCGCGCCTTCTTCGAAAATCTTGAAGCGGACAAGGATGAACATTTTGACGCGCTGGCACCGTACTATACGCGTTTGATGGCCCTCCCTGAATTGACGCGGCGGGTGAATACAGCAATTGATGGGGATGGACGGATCACTGATGAGGCTTCCCCTGAATTACACCGAATTCGTCAGGCAATTACTGGTACAGAAAATGGGATTCGCCAAAAGATGCAGGAATACACACGTGGTAAGTCGGCGCAATATCTATCTGATCCGATTGTGACGATTCGCAATGATCGGTACGTGATTCCGGTCAAAATTGAATACCGGAGCAAGTTTGGTGGGGTGGTCCATGATCAGAGCCAAACAGGTCAAACACTGTATATCGAACCAGCAGATGTCGTGAATATGAACAACCGCTTACGTGAGAATCAGTTAAAAGAACGGCATGAAGAGGAACGTGTTTTGGCCGAATTATCGGAGATACTCCGGCCGGAAGCGGATGCCATTTTACAAAACGCTGAAATCTTGGGCCACTTGGATTTTGTCAATGCAAAAGCGCGGTATGCCGTGAAAATTAAGGCCGTCGAGCCCGAATATTCACCAGACAATCATATTCGCCTAATGCAAGCACGACACCCACTGTTAGATCAGCAAAAGGCCGTCGCTAATGATATTATCATTGGCGAAGACTATACTGCTATTATCGTTACCGGTCCCAATACTGGTGGTAAGACAATCACCTTGAAGACTTTAGGCTTGTTGCAAATTATGGCACAATCGGGCTTATTTATTCCAGTTGGTGAATACTCAACGGTGGGGTTGTTCGATGATATTTTTGCCGATATTGGGGATGAGCAGTCAATTGAGCAATCTTTGTCAACGTTTAGCTCACACATGGTTAACATCGTGGATATTCTGGCCAAAATCACGCCAAAATCACTAGTCTTATTTGATGAGTTGGGCGCCGGAACCGATCCGCAAGAAGGTGCCGCCCTGGCGATGGCCATTCTGGATGCAGTTGGTGCCCAGGGAACATACACGGTGGCGACGACGCACTATCCTGAATTAAAAGTTTACGGTTACAATCGTGTTGATACGATTAATGCATCGATGGAATTTGATGTCGAGACTTTAAAACCAACGTATAAGTTTATGTTAGGCATTCCCGGGCGCTCGAACGCCTTAGAGATTTCAAAACGACTGGGATTGCCTGCCAATATCATCGAACAAGCGGCGTCCTTAACGAGTGATGATTCGCAAGAATTGAATGATATGATTCAGGATTTGGTTGAGCGACGCAATGAAGTCTTAAGTCAGCAAGTTGAATTGGCAAAACAAGTCGTTGAAAATCGCAAGTTAAAAAACGACTACGAGCAGAAGTTGGACAAGATGGAGATGCAACGCGCCCGTACGCTTGAGGAAGCTAAGAAAGAAGCCAACCATCTCGTGGCAGAATCGCGGCAAAAGGCCGACCGCATCATTGCAGACTTACAAAAGATGCAACGTGATGGTGCTAGCATTAAGACGAACAAATTGATTGATGCGAAGGGTGCCTTGAATGCCTTGCACCAAGAACCATCATTGGAGAATAATCGAATTCTGCGTAAGGCGAAAGCGGTAAAGGATCAAGCAATCAAAGTTGGTGACACTATTTTGGTGCGTGAGTATGGTCAACAAGGTGTCGTTAAACGCATTCTTAAAGATGGTAAGTACGAGGTCCAAATGGGCATTTTGAAGATGGTTTTGGCCAACGACGAGGTCGAGAAGCAAGAAGCAACGGCCGCGGTTAGCGCTGTCAAAAAGCCCAAATCCCAAAGCCATGGGGTCAACACTGCCAAGGCAATTAATCGGGCCAATGCGTCTGCAACACTTGATTTACGGGGGGAGCGCTATGACGCAGCTATGGCCAAACTAGATCGGTTTGTCGATTCTGCGCTGCTAAATAACTTATCATCAATTGAAATTATTCATGGTAAAGGGACGGGTGCCATTCGTAAAGGCGTTACCGAATATCTACGCTCACACCGAGCAGTGAAAAATTACAACTTCACGGGACCCGATCAAGGTGCAACTTACGCTGAACTTGGCTAGAATTAGTGACGGATTGTAAGTTCACAGAAAAAACATATCTTAACAACATTTCTTTGTCATATCTTTGGTAATCTGAAAATGTATGGGTACAAAAAATCAGTAGATGAGTAAGACAAGAAATGTTATTTAGTTAGGGGTATGGCATGCTTGAAAATACAGAAGAACGACAATTGATGGAGCGCTATCTGCGTAATTCGCACGTGTTCAATCTAGCCACAGCAGTGGACAATCAACCCAGTAATCGCTTCATGTTTTATTTTACGCCCGTTGAATTTAACGACACCATTTATGCGGTGAGCCCCTTTGATTCGCGTAAATTATTCGAAATTGAACAAAATGCGCAGGTATCATTTGCAACGATGCCAACCCGTGTCGACCAGGGGGTGGTGACATCTAATACAGCCACTGCGACCGTTTCAGATCGATCAATTCGCGATATTTTACCCTTGATTCAGGCACAAATTCCGAATTGGGAAGCCATTGCTGGTGATGTCAAAGACAACTTTGTCGTCATTGAAATTAAATTTCAGTCAGCCAAAATTTTTGGCCACCAAGGAATTACGTCACTATAGTTGCTGCACAACTTATTTTGATAGCATCAAGAAGTGAGAGTCTCTATGAGAGTCTCGCTTTTTTGCGTTTTATGTTAATATTAGTAATGATTTAGAAATATAAACGTTTTATTCCATTATAAAAAGAGAAGTGAGAGACCATGGAAACCATTATTTTCGATGTTGATGGCACATTAATTTCTACTGAAACAATGTACATGAAGTCATTAGATTTCACCTTACGTGCGCATGGGATTGAAAAAAGTTATGACGAATTATACAGTGTATTCGGACTACCCTCACTGGATTCGTTGATTAAACTCGGTATTGAGAATCCAACCGTCATCCAACAAGAGTGGCAGCACCACTACCACGATTTTTGGCAGGAAGTTCATTTATTCGATGACATCCAATTATTATTGTCATCACTGGATGCTGCCGGCAAACAGTTAGGCATCGTGACCTCCAATACACCAACAGAATATGCCGACCATGCGGATGCCTTTGATATCAACCAATATTTTACTGATTTTGTATTTGCTGGCCAAACCCCAAAGATGAAGCCAGCCGCTGATCCAATTCTCAAGGCCCTTGCCGATTTGCAAGCGGACCCCGCCACAGCGATTTATATCGGCGATTCAGTACACGATATGGCGGCAGCTCATCATGCTGGTATCGCATTTGGCATGGCTGCTTGGGGTGTTCGTGATCAGTCTGTTTTTAATGATGAAGCAGATTATATTTTCGCTAAACCAGCCGATTTGTTGACGTTTGCATTAAAAAATAGTTAACCTAGTTTACAGCTGGTCTATAATGACAGTAAGACATTAGTTGAAAGGAAGTATGTTCATGGATAATCGTGCGATTGGGTACATTGACTCCGGTGTGGGTGGCTTAACAGTCGTCAAACAAGCCTTGACTCAGATTCCAAATGAGCAAGTTTATTATATTGGCGATACATTACGCATGCCATATGGACCCCGGCCCCAGGAAGAGGTTCTTGATTTCACTTGGCAAATGGTCAATTACTTGCTAAAAAAAGACATAAAAATGCTCGTCGTTGCGTGTAACACAGCTACGGCAGCAGCGTTACCTGATTTGCAAGCCAAGCTGGCAATTCCAGTGGTTGGTGTGATTCAACCAGGGGTCGATGCCGCATTGGCCACAACGACAGCAGCTGACATTGGGGTCATTGCGACGGCCGGGACGGTGTCATCATTGGCCTATTATAATGCGCTCTTGCAGGGTAACAACACAGCCAAGGTCACGCAGTTGGCAGTCCCTGAATTTGTGGATGTGGTTGAAAACCATGACTACACGTCAGCTGCAGCCCAACAACTGGTTTTTGATAAACTTGGTTATTTTAAAGAGTATCAGGTGGATACGTTGATTTTAGGATGTACCCACTTTCCTTTATTAGAGCCATTTATTCAAGCAGCGATGGGACCAGGCGTGAAATTGGTCAATTCCGGGGCTGAAACGATTAATTTAGTGGAACAAACACTTGAACAATATGATTTGCGTCACGATGCAGGGGTGCCAGTCGACCACCACGATGATGAATACTTCACGACGGGGCATGTGGCTCGTTTTGCTGAATTAGGTGAAAAGTGGTTAGCACTTGAGCAGATGTCAGTTAAGCATCTGGAGCTCGTTGCCGACACCCTAATCATTAACAAAAATACGGAGTTAGATTAACATGACAAAACGATTGATTTTTGCGACTGGCAATGCAGGTAAAGTGCGTGAATTTGAGAGTATGCTGGCGCCAAAGGGCATCGAAGTAGTTTCGCTCAAAGATTTGGAAAATGTACCGACAATCATTGAAGACGGGGCGACTTTTTTAGAGAATGCCACGATTAAGGCTGAGACGATTGCACGTTTTTATAACGAGCCAGTGGTGGCTGAAGATTCTGGCTTGACAATTGATTTTTTGCATGGTGAACCGGGAGTTCATTCGGCGCGTTATGCTGGCGACCATGATGATGATGCCAACAACCAAAAAGTATTGGCTAAGATGGCAGATGTGCCAGATGATCAACGGCAGGCATCATTTCATACGGTGATCGTTGCAATCAAGCCAAATGGTGAACGGTTAGTTACTACTGGCCGGGTTGATGGCAAAATCATGCATGATTTAAAAGGGAATAACGGTTTTGGTTATGATCCACTCTTTTATTATGAGCCATTTGACAAACGGACAGCTGAAATGACGGTTGACGAAAAAAATGCCATTTCTCATCGAGGCAAAGCACTCCGTAAATTCATTGAACAATTTGATGCTTGGTGGGAGGATTAGTGATGGATTATCTTATTATTTCAGATGCACATGGTGACCGGTCTATCCTTGAGAAAATCGTCAATGCTTATCGTGGCAAAGTCCGGGCAATGTTTTATAATGGTGACTCAGAGCTTGATGCTAGTGACGAATTATTTAATGACTTGCTGCCGGTTATCGGCAATATGGATTACGACGAGATGTTTCCAGCTGATCGCGATTTCCAAGATAGTGAGTTGTCGTTGTATCAAACCCATGGTCATTTTTATCATACCGAAATGGATCTGAATCGATTGCGTGAGGCTGTGGCTAGTAAGCCTGCTACGGTGGTGACTTCCGGTCATACGCATGTGATTGGTGCAGAAATGATTGATGGTCGTTTATTCATCAATCCAGGGTCAATTGCATTACCCAAGGGTCCATACGCCTATCTTGGGGGCACATATGCGATTTTGACGGTGACACCAGCTATGTATCAGGTGACCTACTACCAACGTGATATGACGCCAGTGGCAGGTTTTAGCTTTACTTTTAAAAAATAAATGACACTCCAGATTTTTCTGGGGTTTTTTTCTGTCTAAGTCGGGTGTATTGTGTGATGGCACACAATCTAATTGTCAAGGGTTGCATAGTCGATGCTAGTTTATTGTGATAAAATAAAGGAATTCAAAACAGTTAGGTGACACAATCATCTATTCAGAAGGGCATGTTATGGCTACTAGTGAATCTTATAAATCAATCATCAAAAAGCTCGATCAATTACCTTTAATTAATCAACCGGCGGATCGTGTGGGGATGATGCAAGAAATTTTGCAATGGATGGGGCACCCTGAAGCTCGACTACGCATTATTCACATTGTTGGTACCAATGGTAAGGGTTCAACTGGTACGATGTTGGCCAACGTCTTGATTGAAAATGACTATAAAGTCGGTCATTTTTCAACACCGGCGGTCATTGATCAACGGGAAGTCATCACAATTAATAATCAAAATATTTCTGAAACTGAGTTTTTAGAAACCTTTCTGGAAATTTTGACTGAGGTTAAAAGACATGGGGGTGCCTTTGACACCTTGACGAAATTTGAGTGGCTAACGTTAATGGCACTGGTCTATTTTGACCAAAAAGATTTGGATTTTGTGATTTTAGAGGCCAATTTCGGTGGGGCCCAGGATGCGACTAATGCGATTACGAATCCATTCATGGTCATCTTTACTAAAATTTCAACCGATCATTTAGGCCGTCTGGGCAAGAATTTACATGAAATTGCGGAGATTAAAGCAGCCACCATTAAAAAAGATGCGTTGGTGATCTCCTATCCTGGCCAAGACCTTGAAGTTGAAAAGGTCTTACGTGAAAAAACCGTCGCCGTTGGGGCCATTTGGAATGACCAACCTAAACCACAGATTACGGTCTTGAACAGTTCACCAAAAGGTATTCATCTCAATGTTAATCAAATGCATGAATTGTACCTTTCATTAACTGGTAATTATCAAGCTAATAACTTGAGTACCGTGATTGCCGCGTTGAACATGTTGGAAACACACGGGTTTGCTATTGAAAAGGATAAGGCCGCCCAGGGCTTGGCCTACGTGAAGATCAAAGGACGTATGGAGTATGATGCTGATCGTAACATCTTGTTTGATGGCGCACATAATCCAGAAGGTATTCGTGGCTTGGTCGCCTCATTGCGGAGCTGGCATTTACCATTCAAACCAACGGTGATTCTTGGTTTGATGGATAACAACCACGTGCATGAAATTTTGGAAGAGTTGCTTCCACAAGTGGCGACATTAATTGCAGTCACGCCAGATAATGAGCGTGGCCTATCTGCCGATGCATTGGCAGCTCAGGCTGTGCTCATGAGTAACGTTGATGTTGAGATTGCAGATGATCCGTCAGCGGCTATTCAATTAGCCCGACGGATGCGTGAGTCATCACGATCTTTGATTGTGGTGACAGGGTCATTCTATACGTTACGTGCAATTTTAAGTGAGGATAATTTTTAATGTTACAGCGTCTAGTGATTGCCTCAAATAATACGGCAAAAAGCAAAGAAATTATCGATATTTTGACGGTGCTTGGCGTCGTCGCGGTCAATTATCGGGAATTGATTGCTCAGGTCAGCTTTCCAGCTGAGACTACGGACAATATGCGCGAAAATGCGCTGGTGAAAGCCACATTTTTGCACAAAAAATTACCAAACGAATATATCTTAGCAGATGATTCGGCGTTGTTTATTCCAGCCATTCCGGATCATTTTGGCGTGACCACAATGCGTGAATTTATCGCGCAAGGATTACACGAGGATGCTGAGATTAATGACTATGTCCTGGGATTAATACCAGCTGAGGCTGACCGGACGGCCTGGATTAGTTCGTATTTGGAATTGATTACGCCACAGGGCACACGATTCATGACTGAAGGGCGAACCGGAACCCGGGTGGCTAAAGCGCCACGGGGATCGGCCTTAGGATTAGACAACATTATGGAAACTGAAATTGGTCTGACAACGGCCGAAATTGCCATGCCAGCACGCATTAACTACTTGGCTCGTGGGCGCGCAATCATGAAAATGTTAGTCACTTTACGAACTGCCAACGAATGGCAAGGTCAGTTACCAATTGAAAAATAACCAGTATTGGTTACGCAACATGACATATCAAGGGAGGATGAAATGTTAACTGCAGAACAGATCACTAACATTTTGGAAAGTGAGTATTTGTTAGAAACAGCGCCTTCAATCGACGAAAAAACGGAATTTACACATATCTCGTATAACTCCAATGATGTTAGGGCAAATACATTGCTGTTTATCAAAGGCTATTTCAAGCCTGAATATCTTGATGAGGCGATTGCAAAAGGGGTGACTGCGATCGTCGCCTTGGATAGTTTTGTCCACGCAACGAGTCTTCCTACTTGGTCGGTGAACGATAATTTGGCAGCGATGAGTGTCTTAAGCATGGCATTTTACGATTATCCACAAAATAAGTTAGCCCTCATTGGGATTACAGGAACTAAGGGTAAGACATCCTCAGCATACATGGCCTATGAAATTTTGAAAGTTGCTACGGGTAATAAAGTCGCCCTATCTTCAACTTTAATGAGTATCACCGGGCCAAAACCAGAAAACCAACGGCGGGCACATTTAACGACACCGGAATCACTCGATTTATTTATGTGGATGCGCGAAGCCGTTGATAATGGCATGACACATATGGTGATGGAGGTTTCATCACAAGCTTTCAAGATGGAACGGGTCTATGGCTTGCGTTACAATGTGGGCATTTTTCTGAATATTTCACCTGATCATGTTGGTGAAAATGAACATCCTACATTTCAAGATTACATTGAACACAAGATGATGCTTTTTGATCATTCAGAACAGATTGTGTTGAATACTGATTCGCAACACTTTAGTGAATTAATTGAGCACG
This is a stretch of genomic DNA from Weissella soli. It encodes these proteins:
- a CDS encoding YfcE family phosphodiesterase, yielding MDYLIISDAHGDRSILEKIVNAYRGKVRAMFYNGDSELDASDELFNDLLPVIGNMDYDEMFPADRDFQDSELSLYQTHGHFYHTEMDLNRLREAVASKPATVVTSGHTHVIGAEMIDGRLFINPGSIALPKGPYAYLGGTYAILTVTPAMYQVTYYQRDMTPVAGFSFTFKK
- a CDS encoding CvpA family protein yields the protein MILSAIMIIWMIGAALYGRHLGLMRTITVWGGRVLIWVIAALLSHRFGTFLSDTFLSGIQIKGTTALPSTLTDKALEFFSSGVAFALIMFVGSLTIRAINRSLTFINKVPLIGGLNRLLGMLVALVMVYVEIFLILNIVRIWPNTWLQTQLTSSPMAQYILNQTPVLSESIYTWFISQ
- the racE gene encoding glutamate racemase, producing the protein MDNRAIGYIDSGVGGLTVVKQALTQIPNEQVYYIGDTLRMPYGPRPQEEVLDFTWQMVNYLLKKDIKMLVVACNTATAAALPDLQAKLAIPVVGVIQPGVDAALATTTAADIGVIATAGTVSSLAYYNALLQGNNTAKVTQLAVPEFVDVVENHDYTSAAAQQLVFDKLGYFKEYQVDTLILGCTHFPLLEPFIQAAMGPGVKLVNSGAETINLVEQTLEQYDLRHDAGVPVDHHDDEYFTTGHVARFAELGEKWLALEQMSVKHLELVADTLIINKNTELD
- a CDS encoding bifunctional folylpolyglutamate synthase/dihydrofolate synthase, translated to MATSESYKSIIKKLDQLPLINQPADRVGMMQEILQWMGHPEARLRIIHIVGTNGKGSTGTMLANVLIENDYKVGHFSTPAVIDQREVITINNQNISETEFLETFLEILTEVKRHGGAFDTLTKFEWLTLMALVYFDQKDLDFVILEANFGGAQDATNAITNPFMVIFTKISTDHLGRLGKNLHEIAEIKAATIKKDALVISYPGQDLEVEKVLREKTVAVGAIWNDQPKPQITVLNSSPKGIHLNVNQMHELYLSLTGNYQANNLSTVIAALNMLETHGFAIEKDKAAQGLAYVKIKGRMEYDADRNILFDGAHNPEGIRGLVASLRSWHLPFKPTVILGLMDNNHVHEILEELLPQVATLIAVTPDNERGLSADALAAQAVLMSNVDVEIADDPSAAIQLARRMRESSRSLIVVTGSFYTLRAILSEDNF
- a CDS encoding pyridoxamine 5'-phosphate oxidase family protein is translated as MLENTEERQLMERYLRNSHVFNLATAVDNQPSNRFMFYFTPVEFNDTIYAVSPFDSRKLFEIEQNAQVSFATMPTRVDQGVVTSNTATATVSDRSIRDILPLIQAQIPNWEAIAGDVKDNFVVIEIKFQSAKIFGHQGITSL
- a CDS encoding XTP/dITP diphosphatase, encoding MTKRLIFATGNAGKVREFESMLAPKGIEVVSLKDLENVPTIIEDGATFLENATIKAETIARFYNEPVVAEDSGLTIDFLHGEPGVHSARYAGDHDDDANNQKVLAKMADVPDDQRQASFHTVIVAIKPNGERLVTTGRVDGKIMHDLKGNNGFGYDPLFYYEPFDKRTAEMTVDEKNAISHRGKALRKFIEQFDAWWED
- the fba gene encoding class II fructose-1,6-bisphosphate aldolase → MTIVSGAKMIQTAREHGYAIGAFNTNNLEWTQAILRAAQAQQAPVLVAVSMGAIKYMGGAKVVADLVRNLDYGLNITVPVAIHLDHGSFEMAKEAMAAGFTSIMFDGSDLPIAENILKTKELVSWAHGRGIAIEAEVGSIGGEEDGIVGAGEIASIDEAKAMTAVGVDYLAAGIGNIHGQYPANWTGLKLAHLQALGAAIDEVRGRPMPIVLHGGSGVPDEQIQEAITYGVAKVNVNTEAQLAFHQAVRDFVLSDEDLVGKNYDPRKFLKPGVDAIQAAVEERIAVFGSAGKVN
- a CDS encoding HAD family hydrolase; the encoded protein is METIIFDVDGTLISTETMYMKSLDFTLRAHGIEKSYDELYSVFGLPSLDSLIKLGIENPTVIQQEWQHHYHDFWQEVHLFDDIQLLLSSLDAAGKQLGIVTSNTPTEYADHADAFDINQYFTDFVFAGQTPKMKPAADPILKALADLQADPATAIYIGDSVHDMAAAHHAGIAFGMAAWGVRDQSVFNDEADYIFAKPADLLTFALKNS
- a CDS encoding endonuclease MutS2; the encoded protein is MNNKVLATLEYDAVKQQIRPYLATIAGEIELNKLQPTSDATDMQSWLQETADAAKVLRLAAGITIPRLADVKPYMQRLKIAASLSGTELSQVGRVLFAAGQVRAFFENLEADKDEHFDALAPYYTRLMALPELTRRVNTAIDGDGRITDEASPELHRIRQAITGTENGIRQKMQEYTRGKSAQYLSDPIVTIRNDRYVIPVKIEYRSKFGGVVHDQSQTGQTLYIEPADVVNMNNRLRENQLKERHEEERVLAELSEILRPEADAILQNAEILGHLDFVNAKARYAVKIKAVEPEYSPDNHIRLMQARHPLLDQQKAVANDIIIGEDYTAIIVTGPNTGGKTITLKTLGLLQIMAQSGLFIPVGEYSTVGLFDDIFADIGDEQSIEQSLSTFSSHMVNIVDILAKITPKSLVLFDELGAGTDPQEGAALAMAILDAVGAQGTYTVATTHYPELKVYGYNRVDTINASMEFDVETLKPTYKFMLGIPGRSNALEISKRLGLPANIIEQAASLTSDDSQELNDMIQDLVERRNEVLSQQVELAKQVVENRKLKNDYEQKLDKMEMQRARTLEEAKKEANHLVAESRQKADRIIADLQKMQRDGASIKTNKLIDAKGALNALHQEPSLENNRILRKAKAVKDQAIKVGDTILVREYGQQGVVKRILKDGKYEVQMGILKMVLANDEVEKQEATAAVSAVKKPKSQSHGVNTAKAINRANASATLDLRGERYDAAMAKLDRFVDSALLNNLSSIEIIHGKGTGAIRKGVTEYLRSHRAVKNYNFTGPDQGATYAELG
- a CDS encoding 5' nucleotidase, NT5C type codes for the protein MHKPKLFLDMDNTLVDTLTVLNANVAHVDEFGVAKPDQIPHIFRNLPPYPGAIAGIQALAQDWELYILSTAPWHNESSWSDKIAWLNHYFGNDVDSPFYKRVIMTHEKGFARVNGGILLDDRPYHGAAEWDDEAHGSIWMQYGHDERLTWDKELVPFLHAVARTFANDGGTEREALLKANGTFNYDLYGAQDSFKQENWEK
- a CDS encoding non-canonical purine NTP pyrophosphatase encodes the protein MLQRLVIASNNTAKSKEIIDILTVLGVVAVNYRELIAQVSFPAETTDNMRENALVKATFLHKKLPNEYILADDSALFIPAIPDHFGVTTMREFIAQGLHEDAEINDYVLGLIPAEADRTAWISSYLELITPQGTRFMTEGRTGTRVAKAPRGSALGLDNIMETEIGLTTAEIAMPARINYLARGRAIMKMLVTLRTANEWQGQLPIEK
- the zapA gene encoding cell division protein ZapA, with the translated sequence MAQKNRVRGQILDKEYTISAEETQAHLKATFELANQQLTQLKTLRPQASTEELAILLALNALSDQLKMQAKVDRT